The Parvibaculum sp. DNA segment CAGAATGAAATCCTCACCGTCGCGTTCGACCCGCGCCATGTAGCCCTCGGCCGCGCGGATTGCCGCCAGCGCCTCGACGCGCTCGGAAAGATGCGCCTTGCCCTGCAGCGCCTTTTCATAGGTCAGGCGCATGTCGCGCTCGCGCTCGGCAACAAGCTTTGAGAGCCCTTCCTCGCCGAAGAGACGACGCACGTCACCGATCATTTTTGTCGTCAGTTCGGCATGGGCGTCGCCAAAGCGCACATGTCCCTCAGGGGTCAGACGCCAGAACTGTCTTGGGCGTCCGACACCTTCGGACTTGTCGAAAGATTCGATCTGACCGGCCTTGCCGAGCGCATGCAGATGCCGCCGCGCGCCCATCGACGTCATCGACAAAGCGTCGCCAAGCATCTCGGCGGTTTGCGGGCCGTTCTTCTTGAGGAGGTGCAGGATACGTTCGGGGGTCGAATGCATGGCTGGATCATGCCGCGATGCGGTCTATTTTTCAAGTCCTTCGATTATAAAATAAGTGATTAAATTCAACGCCTTGATCTGATCTTAAAGAAATCACTTTATTTTAAAAACAATATTGTTTATTTAAAAGAACCCCTCGGAGCGCCGTTCATGTCAAGCTTCATCCCCACACAGCCCCGCCGCAAGCGCAGCCTCGCTGCCGCCATCGTCTCGATGGGGATGGTCAATCTTTCGATGGGTATCGCTTTCCCGCTTGCGGCGCTGATCATGGCCCGTCAGGGCGCGGAGCCCGGCCTGATCGGGCTTTCGGCCGCCGCACAGGCCGCGCCGGTCTTTCTGATCTCGCCGATCGCGCCCTGGATCATGCGCCGCTTCGGCCCTGCCAATGTGATGATCGGCGGCTTGTTGCTGGCTGGCACCTCATTCCTGCTGATCGGCTACTACGCCAATTTCTATGCCTGGTTCCCGCTCCGCTTCCTGCTTG contains these protein-coding regions:
- a CDS encoding transcriptional regulator, producing MHSTPERILHLLKKNGPQTAEMLGDALSMTSMGARRHLHALGKAGQIESFDKSEGVGRPRQFWRLTPEGHVRFGDAHAELTTKMIGDVRRLFGEEGLSKLVAERERDMRLTYEKALQGKAHLSERVEALAAIRAAEGYMARVERDGEDFILIEDHCPICAAAAACQGFCRSELALFRMMLGDGARVAREEYLLDGGRRCTYRIGKTE